Proteins co-encoded in one Aquincola tertiaricarbonis genomic window:
- a CDS encoding type IV pilus twitching motility protein PilT — MDITQLLAFSVKNKASDLHLSAGLPPMIRVHGDVRRINVEALDHKTVHDMVYDIMNDAQRKLYEDTLECDFSFEIQGLARFRVNAYNQNRGAGAVFRTIPSKILTLEQLQAPKVFADLALRPRGLVLVTGPTGSGKSTTLAAMVNHLNENEYGHVLTVEDPIEFVHESKKCLINQREVGPHTLSFSNALRSALREDPDAILVGEMRDLETIRLALTAAETGHLVFGTLHTSSAAKTIDRVVDVFPAAEKDMVRAMLSESLVAVISQTLCKTRDGSGRVAAHEIMIANSAIKNLIRENKIAQMYSAIQTGQGLGMQTLDQNLADLVRRNVITPAEARSKAKAPENFPG, encoded by the coding sequence ATGGATATCACCCAGCTGCTGGCGTTTTCGGTCAAGAACAAGGCCTCCGACCTGCACTTGTCGGCCGGCCTGCCGCCGATGATCCGCGTGCACGGCGACGTGCGCCGCATCAACGTGGAGGCGCTGGACCACAAGACCGTGCACGACATGGTGTACGACATCATGAACGACGCCCAGCGCAAGCTCTACGAGGACACGCTGGAATGCGACTTCTCGTTCGAGATCCAGGGTCTGGCGCGTTTCCGGGTCAACGCCTACAACCAGAACCGCGGTGCCGGCGCGGTGTTCCGCACCATTCCCAGCAAGATCCTGACGCTGGAGCAGTTGCAGGCGCCCAAGGTGTTCGCCGACCTGGCGCTGCGCCCGCGCGGCCTGGTACTGGTCACCGGTCCCACCGGCTCGGGCAAGAGCACCACGCTGGCGGCCATGGTCAACCACCTGAACGAAAACGAGTACGGCCACGTGCTCACGGTGGAAGACCCGATCGAATTCGTGCACGAGAGCAAGAAGTGCCTGATCAACCAGCGCGAAGTGGGGCCGCACACGCTGAGCTTCTCGAACGCGCTGCGCTCGGCCCTGCGTGAAGACCCGGACGCCATCCTGGTGGGCGAAATGCGCGACCTGGAAACCATCCGCCTCGCGCTCACCGCAGCCGAGACCGGCCACCTGGTGTTCGGCACGCTGCACACCAGCAGCGCGGCCAAGACCATCGACCGGGTGGTGGACGTGTTCCCCGCGGCCGAGAAGGACATGGTGCGCGCGATGCTGTCCGAATCGCTGGTGGCGGTGATCTCGCAGACGCTGTGCAAGACCCGCGACGGCAGCGGCCGTGTGGCGGCGCACGAGATCATGATCGCCAACTCGGCCATCAAGAACCTGATCCGCGAGAACAAGATCGCCCAGATGTACTCCGCCATCCAGACCGGCCAGGGCCTGGGCATGCAGACGCTGGACCAGAACCTGGCCGACCTGGTGCGCCGCAACGTCATCACCCCGGCCGAAGCGCGCAGCAAGGCCAAGGCCCCCGAGAACTTCCCGGGCTGA
- a CDS encoding cyclic nucleotide-binding domain-containing protein, producing MTRPPPLPPALPETPPDTQAGALPDADDPPAPARVRWPQRASEVGARPLPPAEAVALFVQAWQREPHVLPLADDELQRLAAWAQVVEVPAGRPLIQQDELGDYLLLVLDGTLLVERLVPGGPAVRLAEARAGDMLGEMSLLDSGSRFSRVATATACRIAVLQAEPFHRLMQDDPRVALALMAALSRRLSLRVRLLSARLGALLSPA from the coding sequence GTGACCCGTCCGCCGCCGCTGCCGCCCGCCCTGCCCGAGACACCGCCCGACACCCAGGCCGGGGCCCTGCCAGACGCCGACGACCCGCCCGCGCCCGCCCGCGTGCGCTGGCCGCAGCGCGCGTCCGAGGTCGGCGCCCGGCCGCTGCCCCCGGCCGAAGCGGTGGCGCTGTTCGTGCAGGCCTGGCAGCGTGAGCCGCATGTGCTGCCGCTGGCCGACGATGAGCTGCAGCGCCTGGCCGCCTGGGCCCAGGTGGTGGAGGTGCCCGCCGGCCGCCCGCTGATCCAGCAGGACGAGCTGGGCGACTACCTGCTGCTGGTGCTGGACGGTACCCTGCTGGTCGAGCGCCTGGTGCCGGGCGGCCCCGCCGTGCGTCTGGCCGAAGCGCGTGCCGGCGACATGCTGGGCGAGATGTCGCTGCTCGACTCCGGCTCGCGCTTTTCACGCGTGGCCACCGCCACCGCCTGCCGCATCGCGGTGCTGCAGGCCGAACCCTTCCACCGGCTGATGCAGGATGATCCGCGCGTGGCGCTGGCCTTGATGGCCGCGCTGTCGCGACGCCTGTCGCTGCGGGTGCGGCTGCTGAGTGCCCGGCTGGGCGCGCTGCTGTCGCCCGCCTGA
- a CDS encoding PilT/PilU family type 4a pilus ATPase has product MERDQASKFVSDLLRLMIARGGSDLFLTAEFPPAIKVDGKITKVSPQPLTGQHTLALARALMNDKQAAEFERTKECNFAISPQGVGRFRCNAFVQQGQVGLVLRTIPATLPTIDGLNLPPVMKEVAMTKRGLVIFVGATGSGKSTSLAAMVDYRNENSHGHIITIEDPVEFVHPHKNCIVTQREVGLDTDGWDIALKNTLRQAPDVILMGEIRDRETMEHAVAFAETGHLCMATLHANSANQALDRVINFFPEERRQQLLMDLSLNLKALVSQRLLPRQEGKGRVAAVEILLNTPLVSDMIFKGEVGELKELMKRSRELGMQTFDQALFDLFEAHAVTYEDALRNADSVNDLRLQIKLNSRRLRGADLASGTEHLTII; this is encoded by the coding sequence ATGGAAAGAGACCAGGCCTCCAAGTTCGTCAGCGATCTGCTGCGGTTGATGATCGCCCGCGGCGGCTCCGACCTCTTCCTCACGGCCGAGTTTCCGCCCGCCATCAAGGTGGACGGCAAGATCACCAAGGTGTCGCCCCAGCCCCTGACCGGCCAGCACACGCTGGCGCTGGCGCGCGCGCTGATGAACGACAAGCAGGCCGCCGAGTTCGAGCGCACGAAGGAATGCAACTTCGCCATCTCGCCGCAGGGCGTGGGGCGCTTCCGCTGCAATGCCTTCGTGCAGCAGGGCCAGGTGGGCCTGGTGCTGCGGACCATTCCTGCCACGCTGCCCACCATCGACGGGCTCAACCTGCCGCCGGTGATGAAGGAAGTGGCGATGACCAAGCGCGGGCTGGTCATCTTCGTGGGCGCCACCGGCTCGGGCAAGAGCACCTCGCTGGCGGCGATGGTGGACTACCGCAACGAGAACTCGCACGGGCACATCATCACCATCGAAGACCCGGTGGAGTTCGTGCACCCGCACAAGAACTGCATCGTCACCCAGCGCGAAGTGGGGCTGGACACCGACGGATGGGACATCGCGCTGAAGAACACGCTGCGCCAGGCGCCCGACGTGATTCTGATGGGCGAGATCCGCGACCGCGAGACCATGGAACATGCGGTGGCCTTCGCCGAGACCGGCCACCTGTGCATGGCCACGCTGCATGCCAACAGCGCCAACCAGGCGCTGGACCGGGTGATCAACTTCTTCCCGGAAGAGCGCCGCCAGCAGCTGCTGATGGACCTGTCGCTCAACCTCAAGGCGCTGGTCTCGCAACGGCTGCTGCCGCGCCAGGAGGGCAAGGGCCGTGTGGCCGCGGTGGAGATCCTGCTGAACACGCCGCTGGTGTCCGACATGATCTTCAAGGGCGAGGTGGGCGAGCTGAAGGAGCTGATGAAACGCAGCCGCGAGCTGGGCATGCAGACCTTCGACCAGGCCTTGTTCGACCTCTTCGAGGCCCACGCCGTGACCTACGAAGACGCGT